A section of the Carya illinoinensis cultivar Pawnee chromosome 12, C.illinoinensisPawnee_v1, whole genome shotgun sequence genome encodes:
- the LOC122290369 gene encoding uncharacterized protein At1g32220, chloroplastic gives MASFLFFNAVPSLPSSRTTAAFRTRPTSHFQNRFGVRCSYAEVTERDDSNPATIDVVADVKTERVVVLGGNGFVGSAICKAAVAKGIEVISLSRSGRPTYPSSWVEQVNWVAGDVFYVNWDEVLVGATAVISTLGGIGSEEQMKRINGEANVVAVNAAKDYGVPKFVLISVHDYNLPSFLLSSGYFTGKRKAESEVLSKYPNSGVVLRPGFIYGKRRVDGFEIPLDLVGEPLERILRATENFTKPLSSLPASDLLLAPPVSVDDVALAAINAISDDDFFGIFTIEQIKEAAEKVKV, from the exons ATGGcatcttttctcttcttcaatGCCGTTCCTTCCCTCCCTTCCTCTCGTACCACAGCTGCTTTCCGTACCCGCCCCACCTCGCATTTTCAGAACCG GTTTGGTGTCAGATGCAGCTACGCAGAAGTAACTGAAAGGGATGACTCTAATCCTGCTACAATAGACGTTGTAGCTGATGTTAAGACGGAAAGG GTTGTAGTATTAGGAGGAAACGGTTTTGTCGGTTCTGCTATATGCAAGGCTGCGGTGGCAAAGGGCATAGAGGTCATAAGCCTAAGCAG GTCAGGCCGTCCTACTTATCCAAGTTCATGGGTTGAACAGGTAAATTGGGTAGCAG GAGATGTTTTCTATGTGAATTGGGATGAAGTGCTGGTTGGAGCAACTGCAGTGATTTCAACCCTAGGAGGTATTGGTAGCGAGGAACAGATGAAAAGGATTAATGGAGAGGCTAATGTTGTGGCTGTGAATGCTGCAAAGGATTATG GGGTTCCCAAGTTTGTATTGATCTCAGTGCATGATTACAATTTACCCTCATTTTTACTTTCATCTGGATACTTCACGGGAAAGAGGAAAGCAGAGTCAGAGGTTCTTTCCAAATACCCCAACTCTG GTGTTGTATTGAGACCGGGCTTCATTTATGGGAAAAGGAGGGTGGATGGTTTTGAGATTCCTCTGGATTTGGTAGGGGAACCGCTGGAGAGAATTCTGCGTGCTACTGAAAACTTCACCAAACCTCTGAGTTCTCTTCCAGCATCAGATCTACTCTTGGCTCCACCTGTTAGTGTTGATGATGTTGCTCTTGCAGCCATCAATGCAATCTCAGACGACGACTTCTTCGGCATTTTTACAATTGAACAAATCAAAGAAGCTGCAGAAAAAGTGAAGGTGTGA
- the LOC122288834 gene encoding uncharacterized protein LOC122288834: MGKEGDLWDDSALTRAFDDAISNYKKMHSKKGRDPSIEREMDVSSTGENASANVNESLEAGRDADEKNNASANTATDLGETNLLLVKENSNVDSHAPEPCIDSLNSLQKQDVESAGKGYSSFHNVEDYNEVLNQYYELEEKRQKILEQLYQFGGWNNQYSVEGSVPAVQWGGSSTHQECPVPASQMSHSNAFCSCCPYVSQCCNVPCTSCPGCSLGGTYVGKTCSDNSVVTVAGSSGLLKDGDIVKTAMGAAEKAISSMMTKVSGDSNINEEQERAKTEGETSQSPISKTDLTDVLNAWYSAGFYTGKYLTEQSIAKKHG, from the exons ATGGGGAAGGAAGGTGACTTGTGGGACGATTCTGCACTCACGCGCGCCTTCGACGACGCCATATCCAATTACAAG AAAATGCATAGCAAGAAAGGCCGTGATCCTTCAATTGAAAGAGAAATGGATGTTAGCAGCACTGGGGAAAATGCCTCTGCTAATGTCAATGAAAGTCTTGAGGCTGGAAG ggATGCAGATGAGAAAAACAATGCTTCAGCAAATACTGCAACAGACTTGGGAGAGACTAATCTTTTACTAGTTAAAGAAAATAGCAATGTAGATTCTCATGCACCTGAGCCCTGTATAGATTCATTGAATAGTCTACAAAAGCAAGATGTCGAAAGTGCTGGTAAAGGCTATTCATCTTTTCATAATGTAGAAGATTATAATGAGGTACTCAACCAATATTATGAGCTTGAGGAGAAGAGGCAAAAGATTTTGGAGCAGCTTTATCAATTTGGTGGTTGGAATAACCAATATTCTGTAGAAGGTTCTGTTCCTGCTGTACAGTGGGGTGGTTCTTCTACGCATCAAGAATGTCCAGTTCCTGCAAGTCAAATGTCTCATTCAAATGCATTTTGTTCATGCTGCCCATATGTTTCTCAATGTTGCAACGTTCCATGTACTTCATGTCCTGGCTGTTCTTTGGGTGGGACTTATGTTGGCAAGACTTGTTCTGATAATTCTGTGGTGACGGTTGCGGGAAGTTCTGGCCTTCTCAAAGATGGTGACATTGTCAAAACAGCAATGGGAGCTGCAGAAAAGGCAATATCTTCCATGATGACAAAAGTTTCTGGTGATTCTAATATAAATGAAG AGCAAGAGAGAGCAAAAACTGAAGGGGAAACATCTCAAAGTCCCATCTCCAAAACAGATCTTACTGATGTTTTAAACGCATGGTATTCTGCAGGCTTCTACACTGGCAA GTATCTTACTGAGCAGTCTATTGCAAAGAAACATGGCTAG